A region of Granulibacter bethesdensis DNA encodes the following proteins:
- the serS gene encoding serine--tRNA ligase, with amino-acid sequence MHDIRALRADPAAFDAALGRRGLPASASSLLALDADRRVAQTRLQEYQARRNALAKEIGQGKRQGIDTSMLEATAVALRDEMEALEARSASLDAEQKSLLERLPNSLDAEVPNGPDENANVILKQVGEPISFPFPARQHFELGEALGMMLFDAAAKLAGARFVVLRGALARLERALGQYMLDLHSMEHGFTEMQVPSLVNDATVYGTGQLPKFTEDLFRTTDGRWLIPTAEVPLTNLVADSVVDEASLPMRMTALTDCFRSEAGSAGRDTRGMLRQHQFHKVEMVCITRPEDSDAEHERMTRCAETVLENLGLAYRRVFLCSGDTGFSAARTYDLEVWLPGQEAWREISSCSNCRDFQARRMNARYRGADGKVAGVPHTLNGSGVAVGRALIAVMETYQREDGSIEVPAVLRPYMGGLERISA; translated from the coding sequence ATGCACGATATTCGCGCTTTACGCGCCGATCCCGCCGCTTTCGATGCGGCGCTGGGCCGCCGTGGCCTGCCTGCCTCCGCATCCAGCCTGCTGGCGCTGGATGCCGATCGCCGCGTAGCGCAGACCCGGTTGCAGGAATATCAGGCGCGCCGCAATGCATTGGCCAAAGAAATCGGACAGGGCAAGCGCCAGGGAATTGACACTTCCATGCTGGAGGCTACCGCTGTTGCCCTGCGTGATGAGATGGAGGCGCTGGAGGCACGTAGCGCATCGCTGGATGCGGAGCAGAAAAGCCTGCTGGAGCGTCTTCCCAATAGTCTGGATGCCGAAGTTCCCAATGGCCCCGATGAGAATGCCAACGTCATTCTGAAACAGGTCGGTGAACCGATTTCCTTTCCGTTCCCCGCCCGCCAGCATTTCGAACTGGGTGAGGCGCTGGGCATGATGCTGTTCGATGCCGCAGCAAAACTCGCAGGCGCACGTTTTGTCGTGCTGCGTGGCGCTCTGGCGCGGCTGGAGCGGGCGCTGGGCCAGTATATGCTCGATCTGCACAGCATGGAGCATGGCTTTACTGAAATGCAGGTACCGTCTCTGGTGAATGATGCGACGGTATATGGCACTGGCCAGCTGCCTAAATTTACCGAGGATCTGTTCCGCACTACTGATGGACGCTGGCTGATCCCGACCGCCGAGGTGCCGCTGACCAATCTGGTGGCAGACAGTGTAGTCGATGAAGCCAGCCTGCCAATGCGCATGACCGCACTGACCGACTGTTTCCGCAGCGAGGCGGGCAGCGCGGGACGGGACACACGCGGCATGCTGCGTCAGCACCAGTTCCACAAGGTGGAGATGGTCTGCATCACCCGGCCGGAGGACAGCGATGCCGAGCATGAGCGTATGACGCGCTGTGCCGAGACGGTTTTGGAAAATCTCGGTCTTGCATACCGGCGTGTCTTTTTATGCTCGGGCGATACCGGTTTCTCGGCGGCACGGACCTACGATCTGGAGGTCTGGTTGCCGGGGCAGGAAGCATGGCGGGAAATCAGCTCCTGCTCCAACTGCCGCGATTTTCAGGCGCGCCGGATGAATGCCCGTTATCGTGGTGCAGATGGTAAGGTGGCGGGCGTGCCGCATACGCTCAATGGCTCAGGCGTTGCCGTCGGACGGGCGCTGATCGCTGTGATGGAGACCTATCAGCGCGAGGATGGCAGCATTGAGGTGCCTGCCGTTCTGCGTCCCTATATGGGTGGGCTGGAGCGTATTTCCGCGTGA
- the tatC gene encoding twin-arginine translocase subunit TatC, with translation MPLLEHLLELRRRLLWSLAAFGLCFALCYWFSDTIYFWLAKPLADALKDRGVANPRFIYTALTEGFFTYMKVGIFGAAFLSFPIIASQVWMFVAPGLYRSEKRAFLPFLIATPVLFLMGASLAYFAIFPAAWRFFLHFSTPDGGGGIPIELQPKIGEYLALVMKLILAFGIAFQLPVGLSLLARVGLVSAQSLAAKRRYAIVAMFAIAAVLAPPDAITMIGLALPLVALYEVSIIAARIVAPKPATPENDEGGD, from the coding sequence ATGCCGTTACTGGAGCATCTGCTGGAGCTGCGCCGCAGGCTGCTCTGGTCTCTTGCGGCGTTCGGACTGTGTTTTGCGCTGTGCTACTGGTTTTCCGACACGATCTATTTCTGGCTGGCCAAGCCGCTGGCCGATGCGCTGAAGGATCGGGGGGTAGCCAATCCGCGCTTTATCTATACCGCCCTGACCGAGGGTTTTTTCACCTATATGAAGGTCGGCATTTTCGGTGCCGCCTTCCTGTCTTTTCCGATCATCGCGTCACAGGTCTGGATGTTCGTCGCACCCGGCCTGTATCGCAGTGAGAAACGGGCTTTTCTGCCTTTCCTGATCGCGACACCGGTACTGTTCCTCATGGGGGCGTCACTGGCCTATTTCGCCATTTTCCCTGCAGCATGGCGGTTTTTCCTGCATTTCTCCACACCCGATGGTGGAGGCGGCATCCCGATCGAGTTGCAGCCGAAAATCGGTGAATATCTGGCGCTGGTGATGAAGCTAATCCTCGCTTTTGGCATAGCGTTCCAGTTGCCGGTCGGGCTGTCTCTGCTGGCAAGGGTCGGGCTGGTCAGCGCGCAGTCTCTGGCCGCCAAGCGCCGTTATGCAATTGTTGCCATGTTCGCCATTGCGGCAGTGCTGGCACCGCCCGATGCCATCACTATGATTGGCCTCGCCTTGCCTCTGGTGGCACTCTATGAGGTGTCGATTATTGCCGCGCGCATCGTCGCCCCGAAACCAGCCACGCCGGAGAATGATGAAGGCGGGGATTAA
- the tatB gene encoding Sec-independent protein translocase protein TatB: MFDFAWSEIAVIGVVALVVIGPKDIPGAMRGVARMVRKARSMAADFQGQMDQMMKEADLGEVRETFNDLRGVNLRHQLSRTLDPDGSMRSTFNSNPMAPSPAPMIMGGDEAHTVAERPFHSLPVMDERNMAPEWTMENTVSSETARRAATAPAFIPPEEAFRSARRAPAFIPPADQG, translated from the coding sequence ATGTTTGATTTTGCATGGTCCGAGATCGCTGTCATTGGTGTCGTTGCGCTGGTGGTTATTGGCCCGAAGGATATTCCGGGTGCCATGCGCGGTGTCGCACGCATGGTTCGCAAGGCGCGTTCCATGGCCGCCGATTTTCAGGGGCAGATGGATCAGATGATGAAGGAGGCCGATCTCGGTGAGGTGCGGGAGACCTTCAACGATCTGCGCGGCGTTAATCTCCGCCACCAGTTGAGCCGGACGCTGGACCCGGATGGATCGATGCGCTCCACCTTCAACAGTAACCCGATGGCACCATCGCCTGCGCCGATGATTATGGGTGGCGATGAGGCCCATACGGTCGCAGAACGGCCATTTCATTCCCTGCCGGTCATGGATGAGAGAAACATGGCTCCGGAATGGACGATGGAGAACACGGTTTCTTCGGAAACCGCCCGTCGTGCGGCGACGGCGCCGGCTTTCATTCCGCCGGAGGAGGCATTCCGCTCCGCCCGCCGTGCTCCGGCCTTCATCCCGCCTGCCGATCAGGGGTAA
- the scpB gene encoding SMC-Scp complex subunit ScpB, translating into MNDELEHYLRLAEAVIFASASPVSVTALSHALPVGADPEMILPLLRQRYAGRGIELHEIAGGWQFRTAPDLANALRRVVEVPRRLPRVAMETLAVIAYHQPVTRGEVEEIRGATLSQSTLDTLLEAGLITPRGRKEVPGRPSLWGTTARFLEQFGLTSLTDLPKREELLTDGAGQERVSPRPGIFTDTDSEAVPEDEETPVEIMPAEIRAEG; encoded by the coding sequence ATGAACGATGAGTTGGAGCATTATCTCAGGCTTGCGGAAGCCGTGATCTTCGCCAGTGCCAGCCCGGTTTCCGTCACCGCGCTGTCCCATGCCTTGCCGGTCGGGGCGGACCCTGAGATGATCCTGCCATTACTGCGCCAGCGTTATGCAGGACGAGGGATCGAACTGCACGAAATTGCCGGGGGATGGCAGTTCCGCACGGCTCCGGACCTTGCCAACGCCCTGCGTCGGGTGGTGGAGGTGCCAAGGCGGTTGCCCCGTGTTGCGATGGAAACGCTGGCCGTCATTGCCTATCATCAGCCTGTCACACGGGGTGAGGTCGAGGAAATCCGAGGCGCCACGCTCAGCCAGTCCACGCTGGATACATTGCTGGAAGCCGGGCTGATCACCCCGCGCGGGCGTAAGGAAGTGCCGGGACGGCCAAGCCTGTGGGGCACCACGGCCCGTTTTCTGGAGCAGTTCGGCCTGACATCCCTGACCGATCTGCCGAAGCGGGAGGAATTGCTGACCGATGGTGCAGGACAGGAAAGAGTGTCGCCTCGTCCAGGCATTTTCACCGACACTGATTCCGAAGCTGTTCCAGAGGATGAAGAAACCCCTGTAGAGATCATGCCCGCAGAAATCAGGGCGGAAGGATAA
- a CDS encoding ScpA family protein, whose amino-acid sequence MVAEMPEPQDGALLLRLEGFEGPLDLLLELARGQKVDLATISILSLVEQFLAVVEGVRAVRLELAADWLVMAAWLTWLKSRLLLPASPAEAEEGELAGEALAERLAHLQAMQRLAAWLADRPQVGQEVFIRGMPENFTDYDRSRLKLDVAGLVGAYLSARRRGGRRRIYRPKPVSFWSVKDALGRLEKLVGSLPDWTSLEQFIPQDLLSPLERKAALASTLIAGLEMARHGAVRLRQEAPFGPILLRGEGQMAEDTPEETESNQS is encoded by the coding sequence ATGGTGGCTGAGATGCCCGAGCCGCAGGATGGCGCGCTGCTGCTGCGGCTGGAGGGGTTCGAGGGACCGCTCGATCTGCTGCTGGAACTGGCCCGCGGGCAGAAAGTCGATCTGGCGACGATCTCGATCCTCTCTCTGGTCGAGCAGTTTCTGGCGGTAGTCGAGGGTGTGCGGGCGGTCCGGCTGGAACTGGCGGCTGATTGGCTGGTCATGGCGGCCTGGCTGACCTGGCTGAAATCCCGCCTTCTGCTTCCGGCGTCTCCTGCTGAGGCGGAGGAAGGCGAACTGGCGGGGGAGGCTCTGGCCGAGCGTCTCGCCCATCTGCAAGCCATGCAGCGTCTGGCGGCCTGGCTGGCCGATCGTCCGCAGGTCGGGCAGGAGGTGTTCATCCGTGGCATGCCGGAGAATTTTACGGACTATGATCGCTCCCGGCTGAAACTGGATGTGGCCGGGTTGGTGGGGGCCTATCTCTCGGCAAGGCGTCGTGGCGGCAGGCGGCGCATTTACCGGCCCAAGCCGGTATCTTTCTGGAGTGTCAAGGATGCTCTGGGCCGTTTGGAAAAACTGGTGGGAAGCCTGCCGGACTGGACCAGTCTGGAGCAATTTATTCCGCAGGATCTGTTGAGTCCGCTGGAACGGAAGGCTGCTCTGGCCAGCACCTTGATTGCCGGGCTGGAAATGGCGCGCCATGGCGCAGTCCGCCTGCGACAGGAGGCGCCATTCGGGCCGATCCTCTTGCGTGGCGAAGGGCAAATGGCTGAAGACACTCCGGAAGAGACGGAAAGCAACCAGTCATGA
- a CDS encoding site-2 protease family protein, with amino-acid sequence MLSHLLLSLIPAVFAITLHEAAHGFAAFALGDPTAREQGRLSLNPLRHIDPMGSIIVPGLMVLGQLVATGHPGFIFGWAKPVPVNVMRFRHPLQGMGVVAAAGPAMNFLLAWLGALALHLLPFMPVQTSQWVMDGLFDFILFNLALGLFNLIPIPPLDGSRIIAAVLPARVAMHWVRLDRYGVLPVLMIVMLLPWLGHQMGMNLDPVRWLMDRMLRPAVGLVLRLAGHDGG; translated from the coding sequence ATGCTATCGCATCTGCTGCTTTCGCTGATCCCGGCGGTTTTTGCCATCACACTGCACGAGGCAGCGCACGGGTTCGCAGCCTTTGCGCTGGGTGATCCCACGGCGCGGGAGCAGGGCAGGTTATCGCTCAACCCACTGCGGCATATTGATCCGATGGGCAGTATTATTGTTCCTGGTCTCATGGTGCTTGGGCAGTTGGTTGCCACCGGTCATCCGGGGTTCATCTTCGGCTGGGCAAAGCCGGTGCCTGTGAATGTGATGCGGTTCCGCCACCCCTTGCAGGGGATGGGGGTGGTTGCAGCAGCAGGGCCAGCGATGAATTTTCTGCTGGCATGGCTGGGCGCGCTGGCGCTGCACCTGCTGCCGTTTATGCCTGTGCAGACCAGTCAGTGGGTGATGGACGGGCTGTTCGATTTCATCCTGTTTAATCTCGCGCTTGGCCTGTTCAACCTGATCCCGATCCCCCCACTGGATGGCAGCCGGATCATCGCCGCCGTGTTGCCGGCGCGGGTGGCGATGCACTGGGTCAGGCTTGATCGCTACGGCGTTTTGCCGGTCCTTATGATCGTGATGCTGCTGCCATGGCTTGGGCATCAAATGGGAATGAACCTGGATCCGGTCCGGTGGCTGATGGACCGGATGCTGCGGCCTGCGGTTGGCCTTGTCCTGCGTCTGGCGGGGCACGATGGTGGCTGA
- the nagZ gene encoding beta-N-acetylhexosaminidase, with product MKAAIIGLSGLALTPAEEVMLHTQHPAGVILFRRNISDPAQLKALTARLRSILPSEAALLVDQEGGRVARLRPPHWRSHPPAAVIGRLYEADKEGGLRAAWLTGALIGLDCVGAGFDVVCAPVLDLLVPGAHDIVGDRAYGTDPDTVTLLGGAVMEGLLAAGVRPVMKHVPGHGRAYADSHLELPVVPDELPAELEPFVRNAARFAGLPVWAMTAHILYEAWDRLRPATLSPVVIGQIIRQRIGFNGLLVSDDIAMKALSGDPVSLTRQTLAAGCDAVLHCTGVTAETQAVLEGCPSLTEQAHALLESRPVASISIADGESLAQERERLGLLEDGIRAKDPTEGHHPA from the coding sequence ATGAAAGCTGCGATCATCGGCCTGTCCGGCCTGGCTCTCACGCCGGCCGAGGAAGTCATGCTGCACACGCAGCATCCCGCCGGTGTCATCCTGTTTCGTCGCAATATCAGCGATCCTGCCCAGTTGAAGGCCCTGACGGCAAGGCTGCGTTCCATTCTGCCTTCTGAGGCAGCCTTGCTGGTGGATCAGGAAGGTGGTCGCGTCGCACGGCTGAGGCCTCCTCACTGGCGATCCCATCCGCCTGCTGCTGTCATTGGCCGTCTGTATGAGGCTGATAAGGAGGGCGGGCTGCGGGCTGCCTGGTTGACCGGGGCCCTGATCGGGCTGGACTGTGTTGGGGCGGGGTTTGATGTGGTCTGTGCTCCGGTGCTCGATCTGCTGGTGCCAGGAGCCCATGACATTGTGGGTGATCGTGCTTACGGCACTGATCCCGACACGGTCACGCTGCTGGGCGGTGCGGTGATGGAAGGATTGCTGGCTGCTGGCGTGCGGCCGGTGATGAAGCATGTGCCGGGTCATGGCCGGGCGTATGCGGATAGTCATCTGGAATTGCCGGTCGTTCCTGATGAACTTCCTGCTGAACTGGAACCTTTTGTCCGCAATGCCGCACGTTTTGCGGGTCTCCCCGTCTGGGCGATGACAGCGCATATTCTCTACGAAGCGTGGGACCGGCTCCGCCCGGCCACATTATCACCCGTGGTGATCGGGCAGATCATCCGGCAACGCATCGGCTTTAACGGTCTGCTGGTCTCCGACGATATCGCCATGAAGGCACTGAGTGGTGATCCTGTTTCTCTCACCCGTCAGACGCTGGCAGCCGGATGCGATGCGGTGCTGCACTGTACCGGCGTGACGGCGGAGACACAGGCGGTTCTGGAAGGCTGCCCGTCCCTGACGGAGCAGGCTCATGCCTTGCTGGAGTCCCGGCCTGTTGCCTCCATCAGCATCGCGGATGGGGAGTCTCTGGCGCAGGAAAGAGAGCGACTGGGCTTGCTGGAAGATGGTATCCGCGCCAAAGACCCGACTGAAGGCCATCACCCGGCCTGA
- a CDS encoding SPOR domain-containing protein has translation MPDHTPNESPDPRGLASDRPRVRQAPRFDPNRVYADEGEAMGGPEGFRMPRIDLQREDLRTRPTDDLLPGVEEEAAYRSSRRATGGGGLDPATRKLAMAAGAIGVALVGFIGLWSLLQGTGGPVPVIEADNRPLRVKPANPGGMQISGADDAILSGASDDAPESLAPKPEAPMPGRLAPPSVPQPLPPVSGSETTEEPVMQGGASSTPKATADSPAVSGRATEQKAPASVKPPVTTEDADDETPSAPTPKTASQGAAKPAPSVAPASNGHVTVQLAALNSEDAAHSEWNRLSRRMPDLLGHRQPSISKTEHDGKTYWRLRTGGFADVAAAKSFCAEVRAKGGGCSVATF, from the coding sequence ATGCCGGATCATACTCCTAACGAAAGTCCCGATCCTCGCGGTCTGGCGTCTGATCGGCCCAGAGTTCGACAAGCGCCGCGTTTTGATCCAAACCGCGTCTATGCCGATGAGGGTGAGGCAATGGGCGGTCCAGAGGGTTTCCGTATGCCCCGGATCGACCTTCAGCGTGAGGATCTGCGCACCCGCCCGACTGATGATCTGTTGCCAGGAGTAGAGGAGGAAGCCGCTTATCGCTCCAGCCGTCGTGCGACCGGAGGCGGAGGGCTTGATCCCGCCACGCGCAAGTTGGCGATGGCGGCGGGCGCTATCGGTGTGGCGCTGGTCGGTTTCATCGGCCTGTGGTCACTGCTGCAAGGGACAGGGGGCCCGGTTCCGGTGATCGAGGCCGATAACCGTCCATTGCGCGTGAAGCCAGCCAATCCCGGTGGTATGCAGATATCCGGTGCCGATGACGCCATTTTGTCCGGCGCGAGTGATGATGCGCCGGAATCTCTGGCTCCCAAGCCGGAAGCCCCCATGCCAGGCCGTCTGGCTCCCCCTTCTGTACCGCAGCCTTTACCCCCTGTCAGTGGTTCCGAAACGACTGAGGAACCCGTCATGCAGGGGGGTGCGTCCTCCACCCCCAAAGCAACGGCAGACTCGCCTGCCGTATCAGGCAGGGCCACGGAACAAAAGGCGCCAGCTTCCGTCAAACCGCCGGTCACCACAGAAGATGCGGATGATGAAACACCGTCTGCTCCGACACCAAAGACGGCCTCGCAGGGCGCGGCAAAACCTGCTCCTTCCGTCGCGCCTGCTTCGAACGGTCATGTGACGGTGCAGCTTGCCGCGCTGAACAGCGAGGATGCGGCCCATAGTGAATGGAACCGCCTGTCCCGCCGTATGCCGGACCTGCTGGGACATCGCCAGCCGAGCATCAGCAAGACCGAGCATGATGGCAAAACCTACTGGCGACTCCGTACCGGAGGCTTTGCTGACGTTGCAGCAGCCAAATCATTCTGTGCTGAAGTCAGGGCCAAAGGTGGCGGCTGCTCGGTCGCCACTTTCTGA
- the argS gene encoding arginine--tRNA ligase yields MADDIYALIRTHVLEALARIVPELPAELTARVEVTPTRDPLHGDMATNAAMIAAKPAGKPPRVLAEALSAELAGVTEIERAEPAGPGFVNMHLRAEAWRMRIPAILEAGIRYGDGSAGYGKRVNIEYVSANPTGPMHIGHCRGAVVGDALANLMGKAGYTVTKEYYINDAGAQVIALAWAAYWRYLQALGTTLTEDEFAEQVPCGLQYRGDYLVPVGEELARLHGDTLADPGTTVADPALWLNTVREFTVAQMMASIREDLDLLGVHPDVFSSELALLQSGAADAAIERLQQDGLIYEGVLEPPKGKTPDDWEPREQTLFRSTSFGDDVDRPLRKSDGTNTYFANDIAYHADKAARADIVVDVLGADHGGYVPRVKAAMRAIAPQAVYEAVLCQIVHVVRDGQPVRMSKRAGTYVTLRDLLEEVGRDAVRFTMLTRKSDAQMEFDLDQALAQTRENPVFYVQYAHARCCSVLRMAAEQGLTTEPEALRHAALDSLTSDAELTLIRRLAGWPRIVEAAAQAREPHRIAFFLYELAGDFHMLWNKGRDDATLRFIQQDRTAETTARLALVEAAAIVIRSGLAVMGVAPVNEMR; encoded by the coding sequence ATGGCCGATGATATCTATGCCCTGATCCGCACCCATGTTCTGGAAGCGCTGGCCCGCATTGTGCCCGAGCTTCCCGCGGAGCTGACGGCACGGGTGGAGGTCACGCCCACCCGCGATCCTCTGCATGGCGACATGGCGACCAATGCGGCGATGATCGCGGCAAAGCCTGCCGGAAAGCCGCCCCGTGTTCTGGCGGAGGCTTTGTCGGCTGAATTGGCCGGGGTTACGGAAATCGAGCGTGCCGAACCGGCGGGGCCGGGTTTTGTCAACATGCATCTGCGTGCCGAAGCATGGCGGATGCGGATTCCGGCCATTCTGGAGGCGGGTATCCGTTATGGTGACGGCAGCGCCGGATACGGAAAGCGTGTGAACATCGAATATGTATCCGCCAACCCGACCGGCCCCATGCATATCGGTCATTGCCGAGGCGCCGTGGTGGGGGATGCTCTTGCCAATCTGATGGGTAAGGCGGGCTACACGGTCACCAAGGAATATTACATCAACGATGCAGGCGCCCAGGTAATCGCACTGGCATGGGCAGCTTACTGGCGTTACCTGCAAGCGCTCGGCACGACCCTGACCGAGGATGAGTTTGCGGAACAGGTTCCGTGCGGGCTGCAATATCGCGGTGATTATCTGGTTCCGGTCGGGGAGGAACTCGCCAGGCTTCATGGCGATACGCTGGCCGATCCCGGCACCACCGTGGCTGACCCTGCATTGTGGCTGAATACCGTGCGGGAATTCACCGTGGCGCAGATGATGGCGTCGATCCGCGAGGATCTGGATCTGCTCGGCGTTCATCCGGATGTATTTTCCTCTGAACTCGCTTTGTTGCAGTCTGGTGCTGCGGATGCCGCGATCGAGCGGTTGCAGCAGGACGGGCTGATCTATGAGGGCGTGCTGGAGCCGCCGAAAGGCAAGACTCCGGATGACTGGGAGCCGCGTGAACAAACCTTGTTCCGCTCGACCTCCTTCGGTGATGACGTGGATCGTCCGCTGAGAAAATCAGATGGTACCAACACGTATTTTGCGAACGACATCGCCTATCATGCCGACAAGGCCGCCCGTGCGGATATCGTGGTGGACGTGCTGGGGGCCGATCATGGCGGCTATGTGCCGCGTGTGAAGGCGGCCATGCGCGCCATTGCCCCGCAGGCGGTGTACGAGGCCGTGCTGTGTCAGATCGTCCATGTGGTTCGTGACGGACAGCCGGTGCGGATGAGTAAACGCGCCGGAACCTATGTTACGCTGCGTGATCTGCTGGAGGAAGTGGGCCGTGATGCCGTACGCTTCACCATGCTGACCCGCAAAAGCGATGCGCAGATGGAGTTCGATCTGGATCAGGCTCTGGCCCAGACGCGGGAAAACCCGGTTTTCTATGTACAATACGCCCATGCACGCTGCTGCTCGGTTCTGCGCATGGCGGCGGAGCAGGGGCTGACCACGGAACCGGAGGCATTGCGTCATGCCGCGCTCGACAGTCTGACCTCCGATGCCGAACTGACCCTGATCCGCCGTCTGGCCGGGTGGCCACGGATTGTTGAGGCCGCTGCACAGGCCAGAGAGCCTCATAGAATTGCGTTTTTTCTCTATGAGTTGGCGGGTGATTTTCATATGCTCTGGAACAAGGGCCGGGACGATGCAACCTTGCGCTTTATCCAGCAGGACCGTACGGCGGAGACAACGGCACGGCTTGCTCTGGTGGAGGCTGCCGCCATCGTCATCCGGTCGGGGCTGGCCGTCATGGGCGTGGCGCCGGTGAATGAAATGCGCTGA
- a CDS encoding deoxyguanosinetriphosphate triphosphohydrolase: MNETGPDFPSAAMQSRAADWLYPPESGAFQRSGLAPWAVRLETARGRLYPEPESQMRSPWQRDRDRIIHSAAFRKLQYKTQVFVNHEGDFFRTRLTHSLEVAQIARSMARALDVDEDLAETLALAHDLGHPPFGHAGEDALQAGMKPFGGFDHNAQSLRVVTRLENRYAPFDGLNLTWETLEGLAKHNGPLHRPPPYVAEYNALYDLELDSYASVEAQIAAMSDDIAYHSHDLDDGIRAQLFGFEDIAHLPVVGEALEAARKTSLDVPPPRLRHETIRRVIDTLVRDMITETRSRIAQLDPSSASDIRHASHPVVAFSPRMAEANRVIKEFLFARMYRHWRVNRMTVKARRVTADLFRILHDDPTLLPGEWRVRGGGSTGSERAARTVCDYIAGMTDRFAAEEHRRLTDLSVPG, encoded by the coding sequence ATGAACGAAACCGGACCGGATTTCCCCTCAGCGGCGATGCAATCCCGCGCAGCGGACTGGCTCTATCCGCCAGAGAGCGGTGCTTTCCAGCGTAGCGGTCTTGCGCCATGGGCGGTACGGCTGGAAACCGCCCGCGGCAGGCTCTACCCCGAGCCGGAAAGCCAGATGCGCAGCCCATGGCAACGTGATCGGGACCGGATCATCCACAGCGCCGCCTTTCGTAAGCTGCAATACAAGACGCAGGTTTTCGTCAATCACGAGGGTGATTTCTTTCGTACCCGGCTGACCCACAGTCTGGAGGTGGCGCAGATTGCCCGCTCCATGGCCCGTGCTCTGGATGTCGATGAGGATCTGGCGGAGACGCTGGCTCTGGCCCATGATCTCGGCCATCCCCCGTTCGGCCATGCGGGCGAGGATGCGTTGCAGGCAGGCATGAAGCCGTTTGGCGGCTTTGATCACAATGCGCAGTCGCTGCGGGTCGTGACGAGGCTGGAAAACCGTTACGCCCCGTTCGATGGGTTGAACCTGACATGGGAAACGCTGGAAGGTCTGGCCAAGCATAACGGTCCGCTGCATCGGCCTCCGCCTTATGTCGCGGAATATAACGCGCTGTATGATCTTGAGCTGGATAGCTATGCCTCGGTCGAGGCTCAGATTGCCGCCATGTCGGATGATATAGCCTACCACTCCCACGATCTGGATGATGGTATCCGCGCGCAGTTATTCGGGTTCGAGGACATCGCCCATCTGCCGGTGGTGGGGGAGGCCTTGGAGGCCGCCAGAAAGACCAGCCTGGATGTGCCGCCGCCCCGTCTGCGGCATGAGACGATCCGGCGTGTGATCGATACGCTGGTGCGGGACATGATCACGGAAACACGCAGCCGGATTGCTCAGCTCGACCCATCCAGCGCCAGTGATATCCGCCACGCCAGCCATCCAGTCGTTGCTTTCAGCCCCCGCATGGCGGAGGCTAACAGGGTCATCAAGGAATTTTTGTTCGCCCGTATGTATCGCCACTGGCGAGTCAATCGCATGACCGTCAAGGCGCGCAGGGTCACGGCTGATCTGTTCCGAATCCTGCATGACGACCCGACCCTGTTACCCGGCGAATGGCGGGTGCGGGGAGGCGGCTCGACCGGCTCCGAGCGGGCGGCCCGCACGGTCTGTGATTACATCGCTGGTATGACCGATCGTTTCGCCGCTGAAGAACATCGGCGCTTGACGGATCTGTCTGTTCCCGGCTGA
- the erpA gene encoding iron-sulfur cluster insertion protein ErpA has protein sequence MDAFETSPDLSASGSTAGFGVSASAAARIAEVAQGQALRVSVLAGGCSGFQYQFALDGQRADDDIVIERDGAVVLVDPASLEFLAGAELDYKDALMGSHFTIRNPNATASCGCGTSFSVD, from the coding sequence ATGGACGCATTCGAAACCTCTCCCGATCTTTCTGCCTCCGGCTCCACAGCGGGGTTTGGCGTATCGGCCTCCGCCGCCGCACGTATTGCCGAGGTTGCCCAGGGACAAGCCTTGCGCGTTTCCGTGCTCGCAGGGGGATGCAGCGGTTTCCAGTATCAGTTTGCGCTGGATGGACAACGTGCCGACGATGATATCGTCATTGAGCGCGACGGGGCGGTTGTTCTGGTCGATCCGGCGAGTCTGGAATTTCTGGCCGGGGCCGAACTTGATTACAAGGATGCGCTGATGGGCAGCCATTTCACCATCCGCAACCCGAATGCGACCGCTTCCTGCGGCTGCGGCACCAGTTTCTCGGTTGACTGA